From Parasphaerochaeta coccoides DSM 17374, a single genomic window includes:
- a CDS encoding phospholipid/glycerol acyltransferase — protein sequence MQNSVPEGKFLDVHEIATSVSPRLAKKIPRWVENIIARLIHENDLNKMWKQHEHKEPLAFLQGINKDFNLTTTFEKEERISEIVGRNPIFVANHPLGGTESLLLMEKIASYDTSVRMITRKLFMRVIPLRPFFLPVPQTKEREEIADFLDAVKEPGPIMIFPAGYCSRPLSNGILFDYEWKSTFVKFSRTSSRPIVPVYIEGQNSRRFYYVSWLRRFFGIKASLESILLVDEMFRQNGSHIVFKVGKPIDYSVFSKDLSDSEWACRIRQHVFNLSLDIDAEFSPGLPLTLLDA from the coding sequence ATGCAGAATTCCGTTCCGGAAGGAAAATTCTTGGATGTCCATGAGATAGCAACTTCCGTGAGCCCCCGGCTTGCGAAAAAGATACCCCGATGGGTGGAGAACATAATTGCCCGCCTCATCCATGAGAATGACCTCAACAAGATGTGGAAACAGCACGAACATAAGGAACCTTTAGCCTTTCTCCAGGGCATCAATAAAGATTTCAACCTTACTACCACTTTTGAGAAGGAAGAACGCATCTCCGAAATAGTGGGAAGGAACCCCATATTCGTGGCGAATCATCCGCTGGGAGGAACAGAATCCCTGCTGTTGATGGAAAAAATCGCTTCATATGACACTTCGGTAAGGATGATTACCCGCAAGCTGTTCATGCGCGTCATTCCCCTTCGGCCTTTCTTCCTGCCCGTGCCACAGACAAAGGAACGGGAAGAAATCGCTGACTTTCTTGATGCCGTCAAGGAGCCGGGACCCATCATGATATTTCCGGCGGGCTATTGTTCCCGTCCCCTCTCAAACGGCATCCTCTTTGATTATGAATGGAAATCAACATTCGTCAAGTTCTCCAGGACATCCAGTCGCCCCATTGTCCCCGTGTACATAGAAGGGCAGAATTCACGGAGATTCTACTACGTAAGCTGGTTGCGCCGTTTCTTTGGCATCAAAGCTTCCCTGGAATCCATCCTCTTGGTCGATGAGATGTTCCGGCAGAATGGCTCACATATAGTCTTCAAGGTAGGCAAACCCATTGATTATTCTGTCTTCTCGAAAGACCTGTCTGATTCCGAATGGGCATGCCGCATCCGCCAGCATGTCTTCAATCTTTCCTTGGACATTGACGCTGAATTTTCCCCTGGACTCCCCCTCACGCTTCTTGATGCATAA
- a CDS encoding ABC transporter ATP-binding protein, with translation MTSIFRRIFQILKDKRLMFAAVIVFSLVSVLGILVSPQMIGKAIDGLKSRGNVDFPLLFRMAGILAIFYAAGMVGQWISVYLDNRLSCEASHRLRKMLFSKLQRVPIRFHDTASHGDVATRFINDAEAVSDGMLQGMNALIQGIITIAGTIVFMLSINLLMAGVIILSSPLAYLVARFITVRSQKLFRETARYVGVINGYAEEMITGQLEVLAFNHGQQARETFAKMNQELKKVGTRSQFISAMANPSTRIVNNTTYAVVGIIGGLAALTGNLSVGELSSFLLYAVIFSKPFNEITSVMAQIQAAAASAERIFSILDAPEEVPDDPHPVRLDDCTGEISFEHVSFAYEHERKLIQDFDMQVKPGSRIALVGRTGAGKTTMVNLLMRFYDVDHGAILLDGTDIRRLTRSGLRRHFGMVLQDTWVFDGTIHENIAYARPEASRDDVIRAAMEADADSFIRRLPHGYDTPLATDDSGLSQGQVQLLTIARVMLADPPMLILDEATSNIDTFTEKKIQEAFQRMMKGRTTFVIAHRLSTIRNADEILVMEKGSIVEKGTHAALMEKKGAYYALYTSQFSSGA, from the coding sequence GGATTTTGGTTTCTCCCCAAATGATTGGAAAGGCAATCGATGGCCTGAAAAGCCGTGGCAATGTAGATTTCCCCCTGCTTTTCCGCATGGCGGGCATTCTTGCCATATTCTACGCCGCTGGTATGGTCGGCCAGTGGATAAGCGTCTATCTTGACAACAGGCTTTCCTGTGAGGCCAGCCACAGGTTGAGGAAGATGCTTTTCTCCAAGCTCCAGCGGGTTCCCATCCGCTTCCATGACACCGCCTCCCACGGGGATGTCGCCACACGTTTCATCAATGATGCCGAGGCGGTCAGCGATGGTATGTTGCAGGGCATGAACGCCCTTATCCAAGGGATAATCACCATTGCGGGAACCATAGTGTTCATGCTCTCCATCAACCTTCTGATGGCCGGAGTAATCATTCTTTCTTCTCCGCTTGCCTATCTGGTAGCCCGCTTCATCACCGTCCGTTCCCAAAAGCTGTTCCGTGAGACCGCGCGATACGTGGGAGTCATCAACGGATATGCGGAGGAGATGATTACCGGACAGCTTGAAGTGCTGGCATTCAATCATGGGCAGCAGGCACGGGAGACATTCGCAAAGATGAACCAGGAGCTGAAGAAGGTCGGAACCCGTTCTCAGTTCATTTCCGCCATGGCTAATCCTTCGACACGCATAGTGAACAATACGACCTATGCAGTAGTCGGCATCATAGGCGGCCTCGCCGCCTTGACAGGAAACCTGAGCGTGGGCGAACTGTCCAGTTTTCTTCTTTACGCCGTCATCTTCTCCAAGCCCTTTAATGAAATCACAAGCGTGATGGCACAGATACAAGCGGCGGCAGCATCAGCGGAAAGGATTTTTTCCATCCTCGATGCCCCTGAGGAAGTCCCTGATGATCCGCATCCTGTCCGACTGGACGACTGCACCGGAGAAATTTCATTCGAGCATGTCAGCTTTGCTTACGAACACGAGCGGAAGTTAATCCAAGATTTCGACATGCAGGTGAAACCAGGAAGTCGCATTGCGCTGGTCGGCCGCACGGGAGCCGGAAAGACGACGATGGTCAACCTGCTGATGCGGTTTTATGATGTGGATCATGGAGCGATCCTCCTGGACGGAACGGATATCCGCAGGCTGACGAGAAGCGGACTGCGCAGGCACTTCGGCATGGTACTCCAGGATACATGGGTGTTCGACGGGACAATTCATGAGAACATTGCCTATGCGCGACCGGAGGCAAGCCGGGACGATGTGATTAGGGCGGCCATGGAAGCGGATGCTGATTCTTTCATCCGTCGTCTTCCCCACGGATATGATACCCCTCTGGCGACGGATGATTCAGGACTTTCGCAGGGGCAGGTTCAATTGCTTACCATTGCCAGGGTGATGCTGGCCGATCCTCCCATGCTCATCCTTGATGAAGCGACAAGCAACATTGATACGTTCACCGAGAAAAAGATCCAGGAGGCTTTCCAGCGCATGATGAAGGGGCGCACGACTTTCGTCATAGCCCACCGCCTTTCCACCATCAGGAATGCCGATGAAATCCTTGTAATGGAAAAGGGTTCCATTGTGGAAAAAGGAACGCATGCCGCCTTGATGGAAAAAAAGGGTGCCTATTACGCCCTCTATACCAGCCAGTTCTCCAGCGGAGCATGA
- a CDS encoding fimbrillin family protein — protein MNKFSKPVFIVLTTILMLLITFISCDSKLNVSHTNAVRFSTEIGRKVSANSEWEVGDVVSIYMLDHEDPVASAVTERANKHYKADVASQTSSFIPVDDANTLKWNDIDNNASDTFDFIAFFPYVPAMYPGADQVLLDVITGGNGEQETGMADALWGRTDNVQNNTSTVQLKLDHMLSRLIVNIIPSTTVDKDAIDDGTLDATIKGLHTTVSINLNDGSLSTPNNSDKTIYMRNVSDTLGQEDYDAGKRRFEAVLIPTGNTFALDNLILEFTLSGGAGAGTYTWKPSTTGAVADGDKHLIHFDKGKQHVYNMTLNTSDEEVAVAAIEIEIGEWDEGDGINGAATFKPYRAVSAGNTHTMILKNNGTLWATGYNGAGQLGVGDQNNRTMPVQVKASTDPNDFMTDVKEVSTGATHTMILKKDGTLWATGANQYGQLGDDTTANKSTPVQVMPDVAAVSAGLNYTMILKTDGTLWAIGFNSFGQLGVGDQNNRTTPVQVMPDVAAVSATVIYTMILKTDGTLWATGNNYSGQLGIGNNENKSTPMQVSSMGSDVAAVSGGDIFTMILKKDGTLWATGDNTYGQLGVDEATTYTTNIPVQVKGSGGVGVMTDVAAVSTGGSHAMILKKDGTLWATGNNTTGQLGLGNNENKNTPVLVMPDVAAVSTGASTTMILKKDGTLWATGLNDEGQLGDNTIVNTNTPVQVIF, from the coding sequence ATGAACAAATTTAGCAAACCAGTCTTTATAGTTCTTACGACCATTCTGATGCTTCTTATCACCTTTATTTCATGCGACAGCAAACTGAATGTCTCACATACCAATGCAGTGCGCTTCTCCACGGAAATAGGACGCAAAGTCTCAGCCAATTCCGAATGGGAGGTTGGTGATGTAGTCAGCATCTACATGCTGGATCATGAAGATCCGGTAGCTAGTGCCGTCACCGAGCGCGCCAACAAACACTACAAGGCTGACGTTGCCTCCCAGACCTCCAGCTTCATTCCTGTCGATGATGCCAATACCCTGAAGTGGAATGACATTGACAACAATGCCAGTGATACGTTTGATTTCATCGCCTTCTTTCCTTATGTGCCAGCCATGTACCCTGGCGCTGATCAGGTGTTGTTGGATGTCATTACAGGAGGCAACGGGGAACAGGAGACTGGAATGGCAGACGCCCTGTGGGGACGCACCGACAATGTACAGAACAATACCTCGACGGTACAGCTGAAACTTGACCACATGCTTTCCCGCCTGATTGTCAACATCATTCCGAGCACGACCGTTGATAAGGATGCCATTGATGACGGTACGCTTGACGCTACAATCAAAGGGTTGCACACGACAGTCAGTATTAATCTGAATGACGGAAGTCTGTCTACTCCCAATAATTCCGACAAGACTATTTACATGCGGAACGTTTCCGACACTCTTGGTCAAGAAGACTATGATGCGGGCAAGCGCAGGTTCGAGGCTGTGCTGATACCTACGGGCAACACTTTTGCTCTGGATAACTTAATTCTGGAGTTTACCCTGAGCGGTGGTGCTGGAGCTGGTACATACACATGGAAGCCAAGTACCACCGGTGCTGTAGCTGACGGAGACAAGCATCTGATTCACTTTGACAAAGGCAAGCAGCATGTCTACAACATGACGCTCAATACCTCTGATGAAGAAGTCGCCGTTGCCGCTATTGAGATTGAGATTGGAGAATGGGATGAAGGTGACGGCATAAACGGGGCCGCTACGTTCAAACCATACCGAGCCGTCTCCGCCGGAAACACTCACACGATGATCCTGAAGAATAACGGTACGCTCTGGGCGACTGGATACAACGGAGCGGGTCAACTGGGTGTCGGAGATCAGAACAACAGAACCATGCCCGTTCAGGTCAAGGCTAGTACCGATCCCAACGACTTCATGACTGATGTCAAGGAAGTCTCCACTGGAGCCACCCATACGATGATCCTGAAGAAGGACGGCACTCTCTGGGCGACGGGAGCCAACCAGTATGGTCAACTGGGTGATGACACTACGGCCAATAAAAGCACGCCCGTGCAGGTTATGCCTGATGTCGCGGCTGTCTCCGCCGGATTGAATTATACGATGATCCTGAAGACGGACGGCACGCTCTGGGCGATTGGATTCAACAGTTTTGGTCAACTGGGTGTCGGAGATCAGAACAACAGAACCACGCCCGTGCAGGTTATGCCTGATGTCGCGGCTGTCTCCGCCACAGTCATTTACACGATGATCCTGAAGACGGACGGCACTCTCTGGGCGACGGGAAACAACTATTCTGGTCAACTGGGTATCGGTAATAATGAAAACAAAAGCACGCCCATGCAGGTTTCGTCCATGGGTTCTGATGTTGCGGCTGTCTCCGGCGGAGACATTTTCACGATGATTCTGAAGAAGGATGGCACGCTCTGGGCGACTGGAGACAACACTTATGGTCAACTGGGTGTCGACGAGGCGACCACCTATACAACAAACATACCCGTACAGGTCAAGGGTTCTGGTGGGGTCGGGGTCATGACTGATGTCGCGGCTGTCTCCACCGGAGGATCCCATGCGATGATTCTGAAGAAGGACGGCACGCTCTGGGCGACTGGAAACAACACGACGGGGCAACTGGGTCTAGGTAATAATGAAAACAAAAACACGCCCGTGCTGGTTATGCCTGATGTCGCGGCTGTCTCCACCGGAGCCTCCACCACGATGATTTTAAAGAAGGACGGCACGCTCTGGGCGACTGGACTCAACGATGAAGGTCAACTGGGTGATAACACTATAGTCAACACAAACACGCCCGTGCAGGTAATTTTTTAG